The following proteins are encoded in a genomic region of Protaetiibacter sp. SSC-01:
- a CDS encoding DUF3097 domain-containing protein has product MTDRYGEDVLSGDWRARGRKVVPQVEATKELVVELADGFVGAVVGVEKGNVGLEDRHGRVRWFPLGGGYLVDGEPVVLTAPKAAGPGRAYTASGSRAAAPQRARVARASRIVVEGRHDAELVEKVWGSDLRAEGVVVEYLEGVDHLPRVLAERRPGPDARLGVLVDHLVPGSKESRIAQQVSGAHVLVVGHPYIDVWQAVRPERVGIRAWPDVPRGIEWKHGVCHALGWPHDDQADIAAAWQRILGSVRTYTDLEPSLLARVEQLIDFVTAPGH; this is encoded by the coding sequence ATGACGGACCGCTACGGCGAGGACGTCCTCTCCGGCGACTGGCGCGCCCGCGGGCGCAAGGTCGTGCCGCAGGTGGAGGCGACGAAGGAGCTCGTCGTCGAGCTCGCCGACGGCTTCGTCGGCGCCGTCGTCGGCGTCGAGAAGGGGAACGTTGGCCTGGAGGACCGCCACGGCCGCGTGCGCTGGTTCCCGCTCGGCGGGGGCTACCTCGTCGACGGCGAGCCCGTCGTGCTCACGGCGCCCAAGGCGGCCGGTCCCGGGCGGGCCTACACGGCATCCGGCTCCCGTGCGGCGGCGCCGCAGCGCGCGCGTGTGGCGCGCGCGAGCCGCATCGTCGTCGAGGGTCGGCACGACGCCGAGCTCGTCGAGAAGGTGTGGGGCTCCGACCTGCGCGCCGAGGGCGTCGTCGTCGAGTACCTCGAGGGCGTCGACCACCTGCCCCGAGTGCTCGCCGAGCGGCGTCCGGGTCCGGATGCGCGCCTCGGCGTGCTCGTCGACCACCTCGTGCCGGGGTCGAAGGAGTCGCGCATCGCGCAGCAGGTCTCCGGCGCCCACGTGCTCGTCGTCGGCCACCCCTACATCGATGTGTGGCAGGCGGTCCGCCCCGAGCGGGTCGGCATCCGCGCGTGGCCGGATGTGCCGCGCGGCATCGAGTGGAAGCACGGCGTGTGCCACGCGCTCGGGTGGCCGCACGACGACCAGGCGGATATCGCGGCGGCGTGGCAGCGCATCCTCGGCTCGGTGCGGACGTACACCGACCTCGAGCCGTCGCTCCTCGCGCGCGTCGAGCAGCTCATCGACTTCGTGACCGCGCCGGGTCACTAA
- a CDS encoding phosphatidate cytidylyltransferase, giving the protein MDRDPQGESSPEHPAPAKRSPLEEFEVRAQQTRADIEAHAQHAREEFEARVEHAREQFDATQEKIKERTGRNLLAAIGIGVVLGGILLASLLFYSWLFIPFAAFLVGFTVWELSTALRGAGRDVPRVVSIVVGIAVLPVAYFWHVPGLWIAVIAGIALISLWRLGELLRPSHRAPARTVLADMGAGVFVQLYVTFLAGFYVVLAGEEGGQWWVLAALIIVVSTDVGAYAAGLSFGRHKMAPRISPGKTWEGFAGAAIAAMGAGTLLAWLMLGQPWWEGTIMGLVLMLVGTMGDLIESLIKRELGIKDISGWLPGHGGFLDRLDSILPSAAVAYAFYLIFA; this is encoded by the coding sequence ATGGACCGAGACCCCCAGGGCGAGTCGTCGCCCGAACATCCCGCGCCCGCGAAGCGCAGCCCCCTCGAGGAGTTCGAGGTGCGCGCGCAGCAGACCCGCGCCGACATCGAGGCTCACGCGCAGCACGCGCGTGAGGAGTTCGAGGCCCGGGTCGAACACGCGCGTGAGCAGTTCGACGCGACGCAGGAGAAGATCAAGGAGCGCACGGGCCGCAACCTGCTCGCGGCGATCGGCATCGGCGTCGTGCTCGGCGGCATCCTGCTCGCGAGCCTCCTGTTCTACTCCTGGCTCTTCATCCCGTTCGCGGCGTTCCTCGTCGGCTTCACGGTGTGGGAGCTCTCGACGGCGCTGCGCGGAGCGGGGCGGGATGTGCCGCGCGTCGTCTCGATCGTGGTCGGCATCGCCGTGCTCCCGGTGGCCTACTTCTGGCACGTCCCGGGCCTGTGGATCGCCGTCATCGCCGGCATCGCGCTCATCAGCCTCTGGCGCCTCGGCGAGCTGCTCCGCCCCAGCCACCGCGCGCCCGCGCGCACCGTGCTCGCCGACATGGGCGCAGGCGTCTTCGTGCAGCTCTACGTGACGTTCCTCGCGGGCTTCTACGTCGTGCTCGCGGGGGAGGAGGGCGGCCAGTGGTGGGTGCTCGCCGCGCTCATCATCGTCGTCTCGACCGACGTCGGCGCGTACGCCGCCGGCCTCAGCTTCGGCCGCCACAAGATGGCGCCGCGCATCAGCCCCGGCAAGACCTGGGAGGGCTTCGCGGGCGCCGCGATCGCCGCGATGGGCGCCGGCACCCTGCTCGCGTGGCTCATGCTCGGCCAGCCGTGGTGGGAGGGGACGATCATGGGGCTCGTGCTCATGCTCGTCGGCACGATGGGCGACCTCATCGAGTCGCTCATCAAGCGCGAGCTCGGCATCAAGGACATCTCCGGCTGGCTGCCCGGCCACGGCGGCTTCCTCGACCGCCTCGACTCGATCCTCCCGTCGGCCGCCGTCGCCTACGCGTTCTACCTCATATTCGCCTGA
- a CDS encoding lytic transglycosylase domain-containing protein, which produces MRPRWALGTFAYLASIGLVAAFLVEPTGLTSAATLAAASDPAEGPELAGQSISIVDAEKHSAARDAFDVVKPKPKPTAATAPAAGVPDPGTAKAIAYDMVMARGWSQGEYDCLVALWNKESHWNVYAHNKSSGAYGIPQALPGEKMASAGADWATNPATQITWGLGYISGRYGTPCVAWGYSQSRGWY; this is translated from the coding sequence GTGCGCCCCCGTTGGGCGCTCGGCACCTTCGCGTACCTCGCCTCGATCGGCCTCGTCGCCGCGTTCCTCGTGGAGCCGACGGGGCTGACCTCCGCCGCGACCCTCGCCGCCGCATCCGACCCCGCCGAGGGGCCCGAGCTCGCCGGCCAGAGCATCTCGATCGTCGACGCCGAGAAGCACAGCGCCGCGCGCGACGCCTTCGACGTCGTGAAGCCGAAGCCCAAGCCGACCGCCGCCACCGCTCCCGCCGCCGGCGTGCCCGACCCCGGCACGGCAAAGGCGATCGCCTACGACATGGTCATGGCGCGCGGCTGGAGCCAGGGCGAGTACGACTGCCTCGTGGCCCTGTGGAACAAGGAATCCCACTGGAACGTCTACGCCCACAACAAGAGCTCGGGCGCCTACGGCATCCCGCAGGCGCTCCCGGGCGAGAAGATGGCGAGCGCGGGCGCCGACTGGGCCACGAATCCCGCTACCCAGATCACGTGGGGCCTCGGCTACATCTCGGGCCGCTACGGCACCCCCTGCGTCGCCTGGGGCTACTCGCAGAGCCGCGGCTGGTACTGA
- the pyrH gene encoding UMP kinase, whose protein sequence is MSKRRRVLLKLSGEAFGAGSLGVNPDVVSSIAREIAEATPQSPDDPNGVEVAVVVGGGNFFRGAELSQRGMDRGRADYMGMLGTVMNALALQDFLEQAGAQVRVQSAISMMQVAEPYIPLRAERHLEKGRVVIFGAGAGLPYFSTDTVSAQRALEIGAAAVLVAKNGVDGVYDDDPRKNPNAKKLERVSYQEALVQGLKVVDSTAFSLCMDNGMPMLVFGMEPAGNITRALRGEHIGTLVEA, encoded by the coding sequence ATGTCGAAGCGCCGCCGCGTCCTGCTCAAGCTCTCGGGTGAGGCGTTCGGGGCCGGGTCGCTCGGGGTCAACCCGGATGTCGTGAGCAGCATCGCGCGCGAGATCGCCGAGGCGACGCCCCAGAGCCCCGACGACCCGAACGGCGTCGAGGTCGCGGTCGTCGTCGGCGGCGGCAACTTCTTCCGCGGTGCGGAGCTCAGCCAGCGCGGCATGGACCGCGGGCGCGCCGACTACATGGGCATGCTCGGCACCGTCATGAACGCGCTCGCGCTGCAGGACTTCCTCGAGCAGGCGGGCGCGCAGGTGCGCGTGCAGTCGGCGATCTCGATGATGCAGGTGGCCGAGCCGTACATCCCGCTGCGCGCCGAGCGCCACCTCGAGAAGGGCCGCGTCGTCATCTTCGGCGCGGGCGCCGGCCTGCCCTACTTCTCGACCGACACCGTGAGCGCCCAGCGCGCCCTCGAGATCGGCGCGGCCGCCGTGCTCGTCGCCAAGAACGGCGTCGACGGCGTCTACGACGACGACCCCCGCAAGAACCCGAACGCGAAGAAGCTCGAGCGCGTGAGCTACCAGGAGGCGCTCGTGCAGGGCCTCAAGGTCGTCGACTCGACCGCGTTCAGCCTCTGCATGGACAACGGCATGCCGATGCTCGTGTTCGGCATGGAGCCGGCCGGCAACATCACGCGCGCGCTCCGCGGCGAGCACATCGGCACCCTCGTCGAAGCCTGA
- a CDS encoding AI-2E family transporter — translation MSMKIQNAFRLGLFGGLGVLVAVLIGTGIGNLATILTYVGAALFLALGVDPAVSFLEKHKVPRPLAIVTVLTLILAVFAGFIFAIIPVIADQVGNLITQVPKLVEAIGDQKALEEWWATYVNWIEYDDALKNVQDWFTGNLEAITSGVLNTVFTVVGGVFGGLIVLILMLYFVASLGGIKRAIYQLVPASKREKFIDISEQISSSVGRYVVGQVALGACNGVLTFLFLTVLGGILGDPIEYAALLAFIAFLFSLVPLVGTITGSVIITLAVWLFDGPPAVIVVGIWYLVYMQVEAYVLSPNIMNRAVKVPGVVVVIAALAGGTLLGILGALVAIPVAASILIIVKQVIIPRQNEL, via the coding sequence ATGTCGATGAAGATCCAGAACGCGTTCCGGCTCGGACTGTTCGGCGGGTTGGGCGTGCTCGTGGCCGTGCTCATCGGCACGGGCATCGGCAACCTCGCCACGATCCTGACCTACGTGGGCGCCGCGCTGTTCCTCGCGCTCGGCGTCGACCCCGCCGTGTCGTTCCTCGAGAAGCACAAGGTGCCGCGCCCGCTCGCGATCGTCACGGTGCTGACGCTCATCCTCGCCGTGTTCGCGGGCTTCATCTTCGCGATCATCCCCGTCATCGCCGACCAGGTCGGCAACCTCATCACCCAGGTGCCGAAGCTCGTCGAGGCGATCGGAGACCAGAAGGCGCTCGAGGAGTGGTGGGCCACCTACGTCAACTGGATCGAGTACGACGACGCGCTCAAGAACGTGCAGGACTGGTTCACGGGCAACCTCGAGGCCATCACGTCGGGCGTGCTCAACACGGTGTTCACGGTCGTCGGCGGCGTCTTCGGCGGCCTCATCGTGCTCATCCTCATGCTGTACTTCGTGGCGTCGCTCGGGGGCATCAAGCGCGCGATCTACCAGCTCGTGCCGGCGTCGAAGCGCGAGAAGTTCATCGACATCTCGGAGCAGATCTCGAGCTCGGTCGGCCGCTACGTCGTCGGGCAGGTCGCGCTCGGCGCATGCAACGGCGTGCTGACGTTCCTGTTCCTCACGGTGCTCGGCGGCATCCTCGGCGACCCGATCGAGTACGCGGCGCTCCTCGCGTTCATCGCGTTCCTGTTCTCGCTCGTGCCGCTCGTCGGCACGATCACCGGTTCCGTCATCATCACGCTCGCCGTGTGGCTCTTCGACGGACCGCCCGCCGTCATCGTCGTGGGCATCTGGTACCTCGTGTACATGCAGGTCGAGGCCTACGTGCTGAGCCCCAACATCATGAACCGCGCCGTCAAGGTGCCGGGCGTCGTCGTCGTGATCGCGGCCCTCGCGGGCGGAACGCTGCTCGGCATCCTGGGAGCGCTCGTCGCGATCCCCGTCGCGGCGTCGATCCTCATCATCGTCAAGCAGGTCATCATCCCGCGCCAGAACGAGCTCTGA
- a CDS encoding alpha/beta hydrolase translates to MEITGGVELPAFREDIELTTADGLTLVGELSLPETADPVATLVCLHPLPTHGGFMDSHIIRKAAARLPALADLAVLRFNFRGVTSPRGTSEGSFGDGVDERHDLAAAMALVAQRGLPHPWLVGWSFGTEVSLKWGLEHPIEGAILLSPPLRRTTDAELAAWAGSGKRLVAVVPELDDYLRPPEAQERFGAAVPEAELIAVEDGKHLWVGEKQTYRVLSELVGVVNPAALPLPREWPTA, encoded by the coding sequence ATCGAGATCACCGGGGGCGTCGAGCTGCCCGCGTTCCGCGAGGACATCGAGCTGACGACCGCCGACGGCCTCACGCTCGTCGGCGAGCTCTCGCTCCCCGAGACGGCGGACCCCGTCGCGACGCTCGTGTGCCTGCACCCGCTGCCGACGCACGGCGGCTTCATGGACTCGCACATCATCCGCAAGGCCGCCGCCCGCCTTCCCGCGCTCGCCGACCTCGCGGTGCTGCGCTTCAACTTCCGCGGCGTCACCTCGCCGCGCGGCACGAGCGAGGGCTCCTTCGGTGACGGCGTCGACGAGCGGCACGATCTCGCCGCGGCGATGGCGCTCGTCGCCCAGCGCGGCCTGCCGCATCCGTGGCTCGTCGGCTGGTCGTTCGGCACCGAGGTGTCGCTCAAGTGGGGCCTCGAGCACCCGATCGAGGGCGCCATCCTGCTCTCGCCGCCGCTGCGACGCACGACGGATGCCGAGCTCGCCGCGTGGGCGGGCAGCGGCAAGCGCCTCGTCGCGGTCGTGCCCGAGCTCGACGACTACCTGCGCCCGCCGGAGGCGCAGGAGCGCTTCGGCGCCGCCGTGCCCGAGGCGGAGCTCATCGCCGTCGAGGACGGCAAGCACCTCTGGGTGGGGGAGAAGCAGACCTACCGCGTGCTGAGCGAGCTCGTGGGGGTCGTCAACCCCGCGGCGCTGCCGCTCCCGCGGGAGTGGCCGACCGCCTGA
- a CDS encoding DivIVA domain-containing protein, protein MTFPRARKGRPGYDIDEVEEFLEDARRAYTAENPDVSVITADTIRTTAFSLRKGGYSTSHVDAALERLEDAFAAREREREMARMGEEAWYAQARQTAQELLDRVVRPAGKKFQRVTFLTQGYSVKDVDAFADRIAAYFQNGGTLTTEDVRTIAFRPQRGGYREAQVDYVLDTVTRVMLAVR, encoded by the coding sequence ATGACCTTCCCCCGCGCGCGAAAAGGCCGACCCGGCTACGACATCGACGAGGTGGAGGAGTTCCTCGAGGACGCCCGCCGCGCCTACACCGCCGAGAACCCCGACGTCTCGGTCATCACGGCCGACACCATCCGCACGACCGCGTTCTCGCTGCGCAAGGGCGGCTACTCCACGTCCCACGTCGACGCCGCGCTCGAGCGCCTCGAGGACGCGTTCGCCGCACGCGAGCGCGAGCGCGAGATGGCCCGGATGGGCGAGGAGGCCTGGTACGCGCAGGCCCGCCAGACCGCGCAGGAGCTGCTCGACCGCGTCGTGCGCCCCGCGGGCAAGAAGTTCCAGCGCGTCACCTTCCTCACGCAGGGCTACTCCGTGAAGGACGTCGACGCCTTCGCCGACCGCATCGCCGCCTACTTCCAGAACGGCGGCACCCTCACGACCGAGGATGTGCGCACGATCGCCTTCCGCCCGCAGCGCGGCGGCTATCGCGAGGCCCAGGTCGACTACGTGCTCGACACCGTCACGCGCGTCATGCTCGCCGTGCGCTGA
- a CDS encoding sodium:proton antiporter has translation MDYALVAIAGIVAIVAAAAWAPRLGVAAPLILVVLGVGYSLIPGVPPIVVEPDIILMGVLPPLLYAAAITVPFVDFRRNFSTIGVLSVVLVVASALVTGFVLYMILPDLNLAAAIALGAVISPTDVVAATSIAKRIGLPSRLVSILEGEGLVNDATALVMLRTAIAATAVTASGAEVVAWNAVGEFFYAVFVAVAIGVVVGIIAVWVRRRLDNPMLDTAISFAVPFIAYIPAEELHGSGVISVVAAGLYSGHQSAKAFTAQSRISERFNWRTVQFVLENGVFLVMGAQISTIIADIDPGMLPIHEAVLLGLLMTGLLILIRYFFVWPLMFAMRRQEQHFAEEESGLARALDRLQAMVSMGARHDRRRSGIERRIDRRRNDIAQLRAEGLGWRGGIVLGWAGMRGVVTLAAAQSLPRSTPYYEQLVLIAFVVAVTTLLLQGGTLPLVIRLSGIRGSDRTADRRELASLLEEMSTAGVAVLEGDDVTIQGVEIDRAVVERVRADTLLAAQSAWERAEYADRTDGLAESPHQQYRSLRREVISAERAALLDARSRGAYPSRILQRAQSLIDLEEARLEQIDRGGRVEE, from the coding sequence ATGGACTACGCGCTCGTCGCGATCGCGGGCATCGTCGCCATCGTCGCGGCCGCCGCGTGGGCGCCGAGGCTCGGCGTGGCCGCCCCGCTCATCCTCGTCGTGCTCGGCGTCGGCTACAGCCTCATCCCGGGCGTCCCGCCGATCGTCGTCGAGCCCGACATCATCCTCATGGGCGTGCTCCCGCCGCTGCTCTACGCCGCCGCGATCACGGTGCCCTTCGTCGACTTCCGGCGCAACTTCTCGACAATCGGCGTGCTGTCGGTCGTGCTCGTCGTCGCGAGCGCGCTCGTCACGGGCTTCGTGCTCTACATGATCCTGCCCGACCTCAACCTCGCCGCCGCGATCGCGCTGGGCGCCGTCATCTCGCCGACCGACGTCGTCGCGGCCACGTCGATCGCCAAGCGCATCGGCCTGCCCTCACGGCTCGTCTCGATCCTCGAGGGGGAGGGGCTCGTCAACGACGCCACGGCCCTCGTCATGCTCCGCACGGCGATCGCCGCGACCGCCGTCACCGCATCCGGTGCCGAGGTCGTCGCGTGGAACGCCGTCGGCGAGTTCTTCTACGCCGTGTTCGTCGCGGTCGCTATCGGCGTCGTGGTGGGCATCATCGCCGTGTGGGTGCGCCGACGGCTCGACAACCCCATGCTCGACACGGCGATCTCGTTCGCTGTGCCCTTCATTGCGTACATCCCCGCGGAGGAGCTGCACGGCTCGGGCGTCATCTCGGTCGTCGCCGCGGGGCTCTACAGCGGGCACCAGAGCGCCAAGGCGTTCACGGCGCAGTCGCGCATCTCGGAGCGGTTCAACTGGCGCACGGTGCAGTTCGTGCTCGAGAACGGTGTCTTCCTGGTCATGGGCGCCCAGATCTCGACGATCATCGCCGACATCGACCCCGGGATGCTGCCGATCCACGAGGCGGTGCTGCTCGGGTTGCTCATGACGGGGCTGCTCATCCTCATCCGCTACTTCTTCGTGTGGCCGCTCATGTTCGCGATGCGGCGGCAGGAGCAGCACTTCGCCGAGGAGGAGAGCGGGCTCGCGCGCGCCCTCGACCGGCTCCAGGCGATGGTGTCGATGGGGGCGCGTCACGACCGGCGGCGCTCGGGCATCGAGCGCCGCATCGACCGTCGGCGCAACGACATCGCGCAGCTTCGGGCCGAGGGACTCGGATGGCGCGGCGGCATCGTGCTCGGCTGGGCCGGGATGCGCGGGGTCGTCACGCTCGCCGCGGCCCAGTCCCTGCCGCGCTCGACGCCCTACTACGAGCAGCTCGTGCTCATCGCGTTCGTCGTCGCCGTCACGACGCTGCTGCTGCAGGGCGGCACGCTGCCGCTCGTGATCCGGTTGTCCGGCATCCGGGGGAGCGACCGCACCGCCGACCGGCGCGAGCTCGCGTCACTCCTCGAGGAGATGTCGACGGCGGGGGTCGCGGTGCTCGAGGGCGACGACGTGACGATCCAGGGCGTCGAGATCGATCGCGCGGTCGTCGAGCGCGTGCGCGCCGACACGCTGCTGGCGGCGCAGTCGGCGTGGGAGCGCGCGGAGTACGCCGACCGCACCGACGGCCTCGCGGAGTCGCCCCACCAGCAGTACCGCTCGCTGCGGCGTGAGGTCATCTCGGCCGAGCGCGCCGCGCTGCTCGACGCGCGCTCGCGCGGCGCCTACCCGTCGCGCATCCTGCAGCGCGCGCAGAGTCTCATCGACCTCGAGGAGGCGCGGCTCGAGCAGATCGACCGCGGCGGCCGCGTCGAGGAGTAG
- the frr gene encoding ribosome recycling factor encodes MISDVLTEAKEKMTRAVEVAKEDFATVRTGRANPALFQKILVDYYGTPTPLAQLASLQNPEARTLVITPYDKSALKEIEKAIVNFPNLGATPTNDGNIVRVTMPELTQDRRKEYVKIVRAKGEDAKVAIRNVRRKAKDDLDALLKEVGEDDVARAEKELDALTKNFVEQIDAALKHKEAELLEV; translated from the coding sequence GTGATCAGTGACGTCCTCACCGAGGCCAAGGAGAAGATGACCCGGGCTGTCGAGGTGGCGAAGGAGGACTTCGCGACCGTCCGCACCGGGCGCGCGAACCCCGCCCTCTTCCAGAAGATCCTCGTCGACTACTACGGCACGCCGACGCCGCTCGCGCAGCTCGCGAGCCTCCAGAACCCCGAGGCGCGCACGCTCGTCATCACCCCCTACGACAAGTCGGCGCTCAAGGAAATCGAGAAGGCGATCGTCAACTTCCCGAACCTCGGCGCGACGCCCACGAACGACGGCAACATCGTGCGCGTCACGATGCCCGAGCTCACACAGGACCGCCGCAAGGAGTACGTCAAGATCGTGCGCGCGAAGGGCGAGGACGCCAAGGTCGCGATCCGCAACGTGCGCCGCAAGGCGAAGGACGACCTCGACGCGCTCCTCAAGGAGGTCGGCGAGGACGACGTGGCCCGCGCCGAGAAGGAGCTCGACGCGCTCACGAAGAACTTCGTGGAGCAGATCGACGCCGCCCTCAAGCACAAGGAAGCCGAGCTCCTCGAGGTCTGA